A window of Ardenticatena maritima contains these coding sequences:
- a CDS encoding chemotaxis protein CheW, whose translation MSAESYVLLRLGAETFGVHVRFVATILPMQAWTHVPGAPSFVEGVINMRGVVVPVVNLRRRLGLPEDETPERPMILVIELDGEYVGLLVDQVETVATLQAEMITPPTGLLSHIENRYILGILSDKDRFIVLLDPSALFTPDQQAALQSARSSHERDDK comes from the coding sequence ATGAGCGCTGAATCATATGTGTTGTTGCGCCTTGGCGCTGAAACCTTCGGCGTCCATGTGCGTTTTGTCGCCACTATTTTGCCCATGCAGGCATGGACGCATGTGCCCGGTGCGCCGTCCTTTGTTGAAGGCGTTATCAACATGCGCGGCGTGGTTGTGCCCGTGGTCAATTTGCGCCGTCGCTTGGGGCTTCCCGAAGATGAGACGCCGGAACGCCCCATGATTTTGGTAATTGAGTTGGATGGTGAGTATGTGGGCTTGTTGGTTGACCAGGTCGAAACCGTGGCGACCTTGCAAGCGGAAATGATCACACCACCAACCGGCTTATTGAGCCATATTGAGAACCGCTATATTCTCGGCATTCTTTCCGATAAAGACCGCTTTATTGTTCTGCTCGACCCATCGGCGTTGTTTACACCCGACCAACAAGCCGCGCTGCAATCGGCACGTTCGAGCCACGAGCGCGATGACAAGTAG
- a CDS encoding methyl-accepting chemotaxis protein — translation MSDTTSLSLNRRLILVVVLVGAFALAAFALEWWVTWQHQRHIARIEQESLMLARLSTLETDLLEQTSAQYAYLLTRDPSAHAVAQQQTARIEAALDDLLADTSSERRIADVMDNFRTANSLYASLAAMVQSGQSPDNATVIRFVDTSKSTIAALRAAVEAQARTLETLRTAETSLATWLRLAFVLQILFLVSLVWGMWRMAAWVAHDMRLLQEAAQHVEKTLDPLTEVVRAFAEGDIDVAVEPSPPLTLPTPKSVEFARVQRVFAQTVAHVDEMQQALGKGLEHLRALIANVAVQGAHLAQAGQELQSAAEQTGYATQQIAETMHQLSQGTVQQASDAATVAHAIDQIARAADGVAQGASEQVAAMQRTNEITEKITNGMDSLETLARQASTTSAELNEAATEGRERLDAMQAFLERMHSQIEETAQAVARMDEQSEAIGFIVRTIDEIADKTDILALNAAVEAARAGEQGRGFTVIAEQIRKLSEDAKRSTADITSMIRDVQHDMSATGQAVRAVGQAIREGLAQIEQTEAQFQRVFAAARATDDVSQVLYKTVSEVRRQVESVAESVQTVVSITEENSAATQQMAASIHEIRQAVESLASISEETSAGVQQVSASTEELSAQVEEMMASAQQLADMANTLRRLVKHYINDVEADQPKEASNEMLFKKSKSAHTHRQPVHKGDSHER, via the coding sequence ATGTCTGATACCACATCACTTTCGCTCAACCGACGGCTGATTCTGGTCGTTGTATTGGTTGGGGCATTTGCGCTTGCCGCCTTTGCCTTGGAATGGTGGGTTACATGGCAACATCAGCGGCACATTGCGCGAATTGAGCAAGAATCGCTTATGTTGGCGCGTCTTTCCACACTCGAAACGGATTTGCTGGAACAGACCAGCGCACAGTATGCGTATTTGCTCACCCGCGATCCGTCGGCTCACGCTGTCGCGCAACAGCAAACGGCTCGTATTGAAGCGGCGCTCGACGATTTGCTTGCCGACACTTCCTCGGAACGTCGCATCGCGGATGTCATGGACAACTTCCGTACCGCAAACAGCCTCTATGCTTCGTTAGCGGCGATGGTCCAATCTGGGCAATCGCCTGACAATGCTACTGTGATCCGTTTTGTTGATACCTCGAAGAGCACCATTGCCGCATTGCGCGCCGCGGTTGAAGCACAAGCACGCACACTCGAAACACTCCGCACGGCTGAAACCAGTTTGGCGACATGGTTGCGTCTCGCTTTCGTCTTGCAAATTCTTTTCCTCGTGAGCCTTGTATGGGGAATGTGGCGGATGGCGGCATGGGTGGCGCATGACATGCGCTTGTTGCAGGAAGCCGCTCAGCATGTTGAGAAGACGCTCGACCCCTTGACGGAGGTGGTGCGTGCCTTTGCAGAAGGCGATATAGACGTAGCCGTGGAACCCTCACCACCGCTGACGCTTCCCACGCCCAAATCGGTTGAGTTTGCTCGTGTTCAACGTGTGTTTGCCCAAACAGTGGCGCATGTTGATGAGATGCAGCAGGCGTTGGGCAAAGGCTTGGAACACTTGCGAGCATTGATTGCGAATGTCGCGGTGCAAGGGGCGCATTTGGCGCAAGCGGGGCAAGAATTGCAAAGCGCGGCGGAACAGACGGGGTATGCGACCCAGCAAATTGCCGAGACGATGCACCAATTGAGCCAGGGGACTGTGCAGCAAGCCAGCGACGCCGCCACTGTTGCCCATGCGATCGATCAGATTGCGCGCGCGGCTGATGGCGTGGCGCAAGGGGCGTCAGAACAAGTGGCGGCTATGCAGCGCACCAACGAAATAACCGAAAAAATTACCAATGGCATGGATAGCCTGGAAACACTGGCGCGGCAGGCTTCGACGACCAGCGCAGAGTTGAACGAAGCAGCGACCGAAGGTCGCGAACGACTCGATGCCATGCAAGCGTTCTTGGAGCGGATGCACTCACAAATTGAAGAAACAGCACAAGCCGTGGCACGCATGGATGAGCAAAGTGAAGCCATTGGTTTTATTGTGCGCACAATTGATGAGATTGCCGATAAGACAGACATTTTGGCGTTGAACGCAGCCGTGGAAGCCGCACGTGCGGGAGAACAGGGGCGCGGATTTACTGTTATCGCTGAACAAATCCGCAAATTGTCGGAAGACGCCAAACGTTCCACTGCGGACATTACCAGCATGATTCGCGATGTCCAACACGATATGAGCGCCACCGGTCAGGCGGTACGGGCTGTGGGGCAAGCCATTCGGGAAGGCTTGGCGCAAATCGAGCAGACGGAGGCGCAGTTCCAGCGCGTTTTTGCTGCTGCGCGTGCAACGGATGATGTCTCACAAGTGCTCTACAAAACTGTCTCCGAAGTCCGCCGGCAAGTGGAAAGCGTGGCCGAGTCTGTGCAAACAGTCGTCTCCATTACCGAAGAAAACTCCGCGGCGACACAACAGATGGCCGCCAGTATTCACGAAATCCGCCAGGCGGTCGAAAGTTTGGCAAGCATTTCTGAGGAGACAAGCGCCGGCGTGCAACAGGTCAGTGCCTCTACTGAAGAATTGAGCGCGCAGGTGGAAGAGATGATGGCGTCCGCCCAGCAATTGGCGGACATGGCGAACACCTTGCGCCGATTGGTGAAGCATTACATCAACGATGTTGAGGCAGACCAGCCGAAAGAAGCAAGCAACGAGATGCTTTTCAAGAAATCAAAGTCGGCACATACGCATCGCCAGCCTGTTCATAAAGGAGACAGCCATGAGCGCTGA
- a CDS encoding GGDEF domain-containing response regulator, which yields MQILIVEDDAFLRQRLAYQLRENGYEVLEAENAEQAWQHILNEGVRLVIVDWILPGMSGIEFIRRVRTAELPHYIYIIMLTVRQAKEDIISGLEAGADDYITKPYHLHELKARISIGERILHLEENLLQSQTQLQELALRDALTGLFNRRAIYDRLQTELERTKRMTSSVGVILVDIDHFKQINDTYGHLVGDKALVHVAHILQRATRPYDSIGRWGGEEFVIIAPQCSLEHATLVAERLRQQVAASPLTLEDGTTIPIRLSGGVTVVEATEEGAPNLDRIFQAVDEALYAAKRNGRNRIYVAPSLEAPPQPV from the coding sequence ATGCAAATATTGATTGTCGAAGACGACGCTTTTCTCCGTCAACGCCTTGCCTATCAACTTCGTGAGAATGGATACGAAGTGCTTGAAGCCGAAAACGCCGAACAAGCATGGCAACATATCCTCAATGAGGGTGTTCGTCTTGTGATTGTTGATTGGATCTTGCCAGGAATGAGTGGCATTGAATTTATTCGCCGTGTTCGGACTGCTGAACTTCCGCATTACATCTACATTATCATGCTCACGGTACGGCAAGCCAAAGAAGACATTATCAGCGGATTAGAAGCCGGCGCCGACGATTACATTACCAAGCCGTATCATCTGCATGAATTGAAAGCCCGTATTTCGATTGGTGAACGTATTCTTCACCTGGAAGAAAATTTGCTTCAATCGCAAACGCAGTTGCAAGAATTGGCACTGCGAGACGCCCTCACGGGATTGTTCAACCGCCGAGCGATCTACGATCGCTTGCAAACCGAACTGGAGCGTACCAAGCGGATGACCTCTTCGGTGGGGGTTATCCTGGTTGATATAGACCATTTCAAACAGATCAACGATACGTATGGGCACCTCGTGGGGGATAAGGCATTGGTGCATGTGGCGCATATCTTGCAACGTGCGACCCGCCCATACGATAGTATTGGGCGTTGGGGCGGTGAAGAATTTGTGATTATCGCGCCTCAATGCTCGCTGGAACACGCTACGCTGGTGGCGGAGCGGTTGCGGCAGCAGGTTGCGGCATCACCATTGACGCTGGAAGATGGCACGACGATTCCCATACGCCTGAGTGGCGGCGTCACGGTGGTAGAGGCGACAGAGGAAGGCGCCCCCAATTTGGATCGCATCTTCCAAGCCGTTGATGAGGCGCTTTATGCTGCCAAACGCAATGGTCGCAATCGCATCTATGTCGCTCCTTCTCTGGAAGCGCCACCCCAACCTGTTTGA
- a CDS encoding LysM peptidoglycan-binding domain-containing protein, with translation MGEITSRATLGDGCDVVAGFVAPDQRYAGEWVWGYSPTAGAVRHASADDAAYYRPHICSLLPRFPFAPSSQWGVHRVAPREYLYDLYGADYPAYIAASCRMREQDDRFARIGLDRALVPGSFLAEPPPEQVRFYLDTVLNRERVALDVPTGRLTMVFPGDSLGRLARIFGTTVETLQTANNMRDPNALLVGQLLLIPGHTATPATATPIQPPWCTSPLIKHWKATRTLCTWFQTNFSQ, from the coding sequence GTGGGAGAAATCACCAGCCGCGCCACATTGGGGGATGGATGCGATGTAGTCGCCGGGTTTGTTGCACCCGATCAACGATACGCAGGGGAATGGGTGTGGGGCTATTCCCCCACAGCAGGAGCGGTGCGCCACGCCTCGGCGGACGACGCCGCGTATTACCGCCCCCACATCTGCTCACTTCTCCCCCGCTTTCCTTTCGCCCCCTCCTCACAATGGGGCGTCCATCGTGTTGCGCCGCGCGAATACTTGTACGACCTGTATGGCGCAGACTACCCGGCCTATATCGCCGCCAGTTGCCGTATGCGCGAACAAGACGACCGGTTCGCCCGTATCGGGCTCGACCGGGCGCTTGTTCCCGGTTCGTTTCTTGCCGAACCGCCCCCCGAACAGGTGCGCTTCTACCTCGACACGGTGCTCAATCGCGAGCGCGTGGCATTGGATGTTCCCACTGGACGCTTGACAATGGTGTTTCCAGGCGATTCCCTGGGACGGCTGGCGCGTATCTTTGGCACAACCGTCGAAACCTTGCAAACCGCCAACAACATGCGCGATCCCAATGCCTTACTCGTGGGGCAATTGTTGCTCATTCCTGGGCACACCGCCACACCGGCAACGGCAACGCCCATTCAACCCCCGTGGTGCACAAGCCCCCTCATCAAACACTGGAAAGCAACACGCACACTGTGCACCTGGTTTCAAACAAATTTTTCCCAGTGA